In Patescibacteria group bacterium, a single genomic region encodes these proteins:
- the radC gene encoding DNA repair protein RadC, protein MKMMSLPKVDLPREKLQKYGVKRLTDQELLAVVLGSGIQGSNVLQLSKKILELISEIGKQKIGLEHLLSIRGLGKAKAAQVLSILELTDRFTVQKTEVLSPTDVWKLCSDIKDSKKEHFVAFYLDTQDCLIERQVISIGTLNASLAHPRELFEPAITLRAASVIVAHNHPSGVTQPSGEDIEMTKKLVHAGKILDIHLTDHVIVTKNAYLSIIKYHINQDE, encoded by the coding sequence ATGAAAATGATGTCACTACCAAAGGTCGACCTTCCTCGTGAGAAATTGCAGAAGTATGGCGTCAAAAGACTCACCGATCAAGAGCTTCTTGCTGTAGTTCTCGGTTCCGGTATCCAAGGTTCGAATGTCTTGCAGCTTTCAAAAAAGATACTGGAGCTTATCTCCGAGATCGGTAAGCAAAAGATTGGCCTCGAGCATCTTTTATCGATTAGGGGATTGGGTAAGGCGAAGGCGGCTCAGGTTTTATCCATCCTTGAACTAACGGACCGTTTTACCGTTCAGAAAACGGAAGTACTATCTCCTACTGATGTCTGGAAACTCTGTTCGGACATAAAAGATTCGAAAAAGGAACATTTCGTCGCTTTCTATCTCGACACACAGGACTGTCTAATAGAGAGACAGGTCATCTCGATTGGTACGCTCAACGCAAGCCTTGCTCACCCCCGTGAATTATTTGAACCAGCCATCACTTTACGTGCCGCGAGTGTTATCGTGGCTCACAACCATCCCTCCGGAGTCACGCAGCCTTCCGGAGAAGACATTGAAATGACCAAGAAGCTTGTTCATGCTGGCAAAATACTTGATATTCATCTCACTGATCATGTTATTGTGACCAAAAATGCATATTTGAGCATAATAAAGTATCATATAAACCAAGATGAATAA
- a CDS encoding NYN domain-containing protein, whose amino-acid sequence MSPENTQKPNNAAFIDGANLRKGADHLGWELDYGRLRIWLREKYSVQNAYLFLGLIPKYSNLYRDLQEKGYILVFKEVVYDIDGRVKGNCDADLVVQTMRGAYEGLFDKAVLISSDGDYAGLISFLLEKEKMLAVLSPYGAGRCSILIKRTGVSIAYLSDQKNILEPAINKKAPDADGTA is encoded by the coding sequence ATGTCGCCAGAAAATACACAGAAACCAAATAATGCCGCATTTATCGATGGTGCAAATCTTCGCAAGGGAGCTGATCATCTCGGCTGGGAACTTGATTATGGTCGTCTGAGAATCTGGCTTCGCGAGAAGTACTCCGTTCAAAATGCGTATCTTTTTCTCGGTCTTATCCCCAAATACTCCAATCTATACAGGGATCTTCAGGAGAAAGGGTACATTCTCGTCTTCAAGGAGGTCGTTTACGATATTGATGGAAGAGTAAAGGGTAACTGTGATGCTGACCTTGTGGTTCAGACGATGCGAGGCGCATACGAAGGCCTTTTTGATAAAGCTGTTCTGATTTCGAGTGATGGCGATTATGCAGGCCTCATTTCTTTCCTGTTGGAAAAGGAAAAGATGCTAGCCGTACTGTCTCCTTATGGTGCCGGAAGATGCTCTATTCTAATCAAAAGAACCGGGGTGTCGATCGCCTATCTTTCGGACCAGAAAAATATCTTGGAGCCTGCCATAAATAAAAAAGCCCCCGATGCGGACGGAACCGCATAA
- a CDS encoding HEPN domain-containing protein: MRAIEFFILNIQRSEELLKLHEEKFPIGRPASKGVTADLLRAVIVFTVAALDAYIHKRTIEIITKIIHHKKRVPERCVERIRGKFKDKDGYKELTNLIIQKDPTKRLINFLEESLGSVTFQKPESIQMAFSMMEINDGWKQVNKFLSIKPGRKKKGRRADVRGIVATMAERRDSIVHRNDVYYGNKHHGKVRPITRKEVRDNLETFRAVVYAIEHISEKI, encoded by the coding sequence ATGAGAGCTATTGAATTTTTCATTCTCAATATACAGCGTTCCGAAGAGCTGCTAAAGCTTCATGAGGAAAAGTTTCCAATTGGAAGACCTGCCTCCAAGGGGGTGACTGCTGATTTGCTTCGAGCCGTAATTGTTTTTACCGTCGCCGCTTTGGATGCGTATATCCATAAACGTACCATCGAGATTATTACCAAGATAATTCATCATAAAAAACGAGTTCCGGAAAGGTGCGTGGAAAGAATAAGGGGTAAATTTAAAGATAAGGATGGTTACAAGGAATTGACCAATCTGATTATTCAGAAAGATCCGACCAAAAGATTGATAAATTTTTTAGAAGAGTCTCTTGGTTCTGTTACCTTTCAAAAACCTGAGTCAATTCAAATGGCCTTTTCAATGATGGAAATTAATGATGGTTGGAAACAGGTTAATAAGTTTCTTTCAATAAAGCCGGGTAGGAAAAAGAAGGGTAGAAGGGCGGATGTTAGAGGGATAGTTGCCACTATGGCAGAACGCCGAGACTCAATTGTTCACAGAAATGATGTATACTATGGCAATAAGCATCACGGCAAGGTTAGACCAATAACAAGAAAGGAAGTGCGAGATAATCTTGAAACGTTCAGAGCTGTCGTCTATGCCATAGAACATATTTCCGAGAAAATATAA
- the dcm gene encoding DNA (cytosine-5-)-methyltransferase — MKKLKVVELFAGVGGFRLGLEAVKGGNAYGMVWSSQWEPGASTQHASDIYIHKFGKEGHSCEDIQQVIANDFKQIPDHDLLVGGFPCQDYSVATTLQQSKGLYGKKGVLWWSIFNILKNKGKKAPNFLMLENVDRLLKSPASQRGRDFAVMLASLADLGYIVEWRVVNAADYGMPQRRRRVFILGYKKGTVPYSAIKKEKSIKNWILKSGTIARAFPITEKTVSELEQFSIEGDLKKVSENFSAEKPSASPFENSGVMIDREVYTVKTAPDYKGKRILLKDVVEHDEAKIPAEFYIKDSDLKQWKYLKGGKKEERKSKSGYEYHYSEGPMVFPDPLEKPSRTIVTGEGGSSPSRFKHVIKTKSGRLRRLMPVELERLNMFPDNHTKVMVGGTVAPDTKRAFIMGNALVVGVIKRLGESLHSFV, encoded by the coding sequence ATGAAAAAACTAAAGGTCGTCGAGCTGTTTGCGGGTGTGGGTGGATTCCGGCTTGGCTTGGAAGCCGTAAAGGGTGGCAATGCCTACGGAATGGTCTGGAGTAGCCAATGGGAGCCTGGAGCGAGCACGCAGCACGCCTCGGATATCTACATCCATAAGTTCGGCAAGGAGGGCCACTCTTGTGAAGATATACAACAAGTCATTGCGAACGACTTCAAGCAGATTCCTGACCACGACCTACTTGTTGGTGGTTTTCCTTGCCAGGATTATTCCGTTGCTACCACGTTGCAACAGTCGAAAGGTCTGTATGGAAAGAAGGGTGTCCTATGGTGGTCCATCTTTAACATCTTGAAGAACAAGGGAAAGAAGGCCCCGAACTTTTTGATGCTCGAAAATGTGGACCGACTCCTGAAGTCACCAGCTTCTCAACGAGGTCGAGATTTTGCTGTCATGCTTGCTTCGCTTGCTGACCTTGGATACATCGTCGAATGGAGAGTCGTCAATGCTGCTGACTACGGCATGCCTCAGAGGAGAAGAAGAGTGTTTATCTTGGGATATAAGAAGGGAACCGTGCCTTACTCAGCGATAAAGAAGGAAAAGTCCATCAAGAACTGGATTCTAAAGAGTGGAACTATTGCTAGAGCTTTTCCGATTACGGAAAAGACCGTTTCTGAGCTTGAGCAATTTTCTATTGAGGGCGACCTGAAGAAGGTCTCAGAGAATTTTTCTGCCGAAAAACCATCAGCAAGCCCGTTTGAAAATTCTGGCGTAATGATTGATCGAGAGGTTTATACGGTAAAGACGGCACCGGATTACAAAGGTAAGAGGATTTTATTAAAAGATGTTGTTGAGCACGATGAGGCTAAGATTCCGGCTGAGTTCTATATCAAGGATTCTGATTTGAAGCAGTGGAAATATTTGAAGGGCGGAAAGAAAGAGGAGAGAAAGTCGAAGAGTGGTTACGAGTATCATTACTCGGAGGGCCCAATGGTCTTTCCTGACCCGCTGGAGAAGCCTTCTCGTACTATTGTGACCGGCGAAGGCGGAAGTTCACCGTCTCGTTTCAAGCATGTCATCAAGACCAAGTCTGGACGATTGCGTCGCTTGATGCCGGTAGAGCTTGAACGCCTGAACATGTTTCCAGATAACCACACTAAGGTTATGGTGGGGGGTACGGTGGCACCTGACACGAAGCGAGCCTTTATCATGGGAAACGCATTGGTGGTGGGGGTGATTAAGAGGTTGGGAGAGTCGCTCCATTCATTCGTCTAA
- a CDS encoding Sau3AI family type II restriction endonuclease, with the protein MNNTEFKTKEEVFAAAQKILKKNLRSIIPKNEIGSVEAEVSRYGSKMKGLLGIYIQRYVFGKEPDNKNEADFYLAGVELKTNPLKKHPTRKYTSKERLVFSMIDYDEVIKEVWRSSSFLEKNKFLLLMFYLHMQGQSIVDHEFKFIKQLDLLNVNDISADDILQIQRDWEFIVAKIKAGEAHLLSEGDTYYLGACTKAQNSRILRDQPTSRIPAKPRAFSFKQQYLNYLIQRDLLGNKTEADSLLEKARAKKVKAKTIEAVVHEEFAPFIGKTDKEIAAVLGWKSVGESKNYKRILVNRIFGVESNKIEELEKANVTLKVLTLEHTGTLRESISFPAFDYKDLVTQVWQDDDTEEMADLHALLETQKFLFVVFQKVKDSDDIILRKTMFWNFPMKDLSEAERVWQKTIDAINEGRYEDLPKMKDSSIVHVRPHGKDSSDTVETPQGTKEMKKCFWLNAKYIEKAIEN; encoded by the coding sequence ATGAATAATACAGAATTCAAGACCAAGGAAGAGGTGTTTGCGGCCGCACAGAAGATACTCAAGAAGAATCTACGTTCCATTATTCCTAAGAATGAGATAGGTTCTGTCGAGGCGGAAGTGAGTAGGTATGGTTCAAAGATGAAGGGGTTGCTCGGTATTTACATTCAACGTTATGTCTTTGGTAAAGAGCCGGACAATAAGAACGAGGCTGATTTTTACCTTGCCGGCGTCGAGCTAAAGACCAATCCTCTTAAGAAACACCCAACCAGAAAATACACTTCGAAGGAGAGACTCGTTTTTTCAATGATTGATTATGACGAGGTGATAAAAGAGGTCTGGCGGAGCAGTTCTTTTCTAGAGAAAAACAAGTTCTTACTCCTGATGTTCTATCTTCATATGCAAGGACAGAGTATCGTTGATCACGAGTTCAAGTTCATTAAACAACTCGACTTGTTGAATGTGAACGATATTTCCGCTGACGATATCTTGCAAATCCAGAGGGATTGGGAGTTCATTGTCGCAAAGATAAAAGCCGGTGAAGCCCACTTACTTTCAGAGGGGGATACGTACTATCTCGGGGCTTGTACTAAGGCACAGAATAGCCGTATCCTTCGAGATCAGCCGACTTCACGTATTCCAGCGAAGCCAAGAGCTTTTTCTTTCAAGCAACAATATCTAAATTACCTAATTCAACGAGATCTCCTGGGGAACAAAACGGAGGCGGACTCACTGTTGGAGAAGGCACGAGCAAAAAAAGTTAAAGCGAAGACAATCGAAGCTGTGGTTCATGAGGAATTCGCACCCTTTATCGGTAAGACCGATAAAGAAATAGCAGCAGTATTAGGTTGGAAGTCTGTTGGCGAATCAAAGAATTACAAGCGAATCTTGGTGAACCGGATTTTTGGTGTTGAGTCAAATAAAATCGAGGAACTCGAAAAGGCGAACGTGACTCTCAAGGTGCTAACGCTTGAACATACAGGAACTCTCCGTGAGTCTATTTCATTCCCCGCATTCGACTATAAGGACCTGGTCACTCAGGTTTGGCAGGATGATGACACAGAGGAGATGGCTGACCTGCACGCTCTTCTAGAAACGCAAAAGTTTCTCTTCGTTGTATTTCAGAAGGTGAAAGACTCTGACGATATCATTTTGCGAAAGACTATGTTCTGGAACTTCCCGATGAAAGACTTGTCAGAGGCAGAGAGGGTGTGGCAGAAGACTATTGATGCAATAAATGAGGGGCGATACGAGGACCTGCCAAAAATGAAGGATAGCTCCATTGTTCACGTCCGCCCGCACGGCAAGGATTCTTCCGATACTGTCGAAACTCCTCAGGGAACCAAGGAGATGAAGAAATGTTTCTGGCTCAACGCAAAATACATCGAAAAAGCGATAGAAAATTAG